The following is a genomic window from Brachionichthys hirsutus isolate HB-005 chromosome 15, CSIRO-AGI_Bhir_v1, whole genome shotgun sequence.
TTAAATAACGCATCATTCTTCGTACGCACATCATGAATCATGTGTTAATCATATGAGTTATTGACAAAATTAGGATTTGGATGTAGTTTTCCACCAGATTATCTGagacagataaaataaatcagtttgAATGATTCCGATTCGGGGTGATCATAGTTGATATTGACGGCAGTGCCATGtttctgtattattttatatCATCATGCTGCGGCACAAGAATACACCCTCAAATATACAATCTGACAATTCAGATTGTATATTTCAGATTGTGATCTGGACCCAACAGCACATGGTTCTGGAGCATCAGTTGCATGTAAAGAAAAAACTCTAATCAATATTTATGCATTAAGTATCTGAATGCAAATATCGCATGTTTGTGACAATTCAAAAACACTAGTCATTCAAAATTCTGCTGAACAGCACCAGATCAATGTCTGTTATTGATCAGAGGCACTTCTGTCAGCATGAGCTCCAATCAGAGAGAATTTCTTTCACGAGTACGCATGAAAGAAAGGAATGCGAACGCCTCACGATTATTAAACACATGCGAGAAGGTACAAGCGTTGAATTCACTCGTCCCTGATTACACAGTACTAGTTATCACAGGCAGCTAAAGATTAGCATACTAGCATGCCAGGTAGTACACTTACGTTAGACGATCCAGTTCGAACAATGGTGAGCGCTCTGCTTCTTTACGTTCTCACGAGTGTAAAaacgttttaaaaaaaacaaaataacacaGGCGTTTATAATTTAAACTGTTAAACGTCTCACCGAATTATATAGTATCATCTTACTTCGACTTAACTTAAGTTAAGTTCGACTTAACTTcgtgaaaagaagaaagaccCTCGGGCTGCGCGAGACTGTGTTTTCGCCCGGCAACCAGTCAGAGGACGACTTTCAAAGATGGCCACGCCCAACACAACAGTCATTGGACCAATAGatttgaatataaaataaatgacgtACGTCATCTTTCAGCCGTCAGATTTCGTGAAgaatttaattttcttttctttcgaACTGCGTTTTTAAAAAGAATATCGCGCATGGCCGctgataatatattttttttaaatttacgtATCATACGTAATGTATTGGTGTGTTCGAAACTGCCACTACTGGATAACGTAGCATTCTTTGGCGGAGATTTCGACGTTGTTTCCTAGCAACAAGACGCCAGCGCAGCTGCCGTGTGGGCTTACATTATTGACGAGACCACGGGATCGAACCCCGTCCGAATGTGAGGCACATGccgagaaagaaagagacagaacgGAACTGACACGACCTGATGTCCGGATCAAGAGCATAGCTGCGGGTCGGAGCGTCTAGAACTGATGTCGGGCCTGCTGAAGGCCCAGTTCATTATCCGAGTAAGTTAACAATGTGAGTACTTTATGAATTGTCAAATGTGTTTTATCATCTGGCCCATGTTTGTTTGGCTGCCCTTCAGCATCAAAATGTAGAATTGAAGTCCAGGTTGAAATCATTTTGGAGGTGATTGTTTAAGtttgaaatattgaaatatttatttctgcataTATTATGGACATTAACACATGTTTGATGGGTATACtctgcataataataataaacacaagcATATATTCCAAAAAGTAAAGAGATTATTACCCAGTGGTATATAAACCAAGCTGATCTGGCATTGtggatttaaaacaaacaagcatcatATTCTGCAACTCAAAATGAATCCACTGCAaaagtacttttactttttttgcaGATGCAGAAGACTGAAagcaaaatgtcaaattcaGGATGTGTCTTATAATCATAACcttgtgtcacacacacacacacacacacacacacacacacacacacacacacacctgcccacACAGTGCAATGAATGTTAAATAATGGACCGCTCTGCACATTTTGATCCGATGTTGTCTTCTCTCACAAGTTGCGTCGCTAAGAGACGAACAGGTGCTCCGTGCTCCTCTCTCACCCCTTGCCTTAACACGAGGCTTGGGGCGAGGCGGAATTCTCCGAGCCGTCCATGGAGGGAGAAGTGGAGGACTCAGACGGTGATGATGTTCAGGAGGAGGACAAGCCCACCGTGCTCTGGGAAAAGTGCATTCAGCAGACAATCTTTGTTGACCTGAGTGAGGATGAAAGTCTCCACTTGAGTGATTTGGAGAATTCTTCCGCCTTGCATCTGTCCCAGGACGAGTCCGTCGTCTCCGAGGCCAGCATCCATCTCAGCGGCGAGTCGTTTGCTCTTCCCGTCTTCAGTGATTGCTGCTTTTGCGCCATTTTGTCAGAATTATTTTATGTGGTGTTATACAGCTAATAGGAATGCACACACAAGGAATTTGTTTCTTAATTGACCTCATTGCTAACAGGAATAGTCAGGTGAAAACTAGCGTTATGAAGCTAACCAGTTATTACATATAAGTAGGTGAGATATATACATGAAAAGAAACAATAACCCACTGTGTAAAGGAAATATCtgtaaattataaatgaaaagaaataatgcAAAGACTTACGCTCTGATGGAATATAGACGAGGTAAGATCTATGCAACCTCATTTGTTATTTGTCGTGTTCTGTGATTGTAGGAAGCGCTGAGCTGTCAGCCTTAGATGTCACCTCCTCAGAGGGAAGTATCTCCAGCAGTCAGCGTGAAAAGGAGGTAGAATCCAAGAGCGGCCCGCCGCACGAGTCCGCTCCCAAACCGAACAGCACACCGGACGAGTTTCCCTTAAACCGTGAGGACTCAGAGCAGAACACCAGCGATGAAGACCAGGATGACCTTCCTTACGATGTCCACCTCGGCACCCCCTTCTCCGATCGCACACCGAGCTCGGAGGGCAGCTCGAGTTCTGATGGAAGAGAAACCATCCACTCAAGTCCGGACGCTCCTGGTTTACCTGATTGCAGTGCAAGAGATGGAAATGTTTCGGATGAAAGCGCCGCTTCTCTTGAGCGTGACCCTCAGACACCAGCCGCTAGCAGTGATGCGAAACAGGAAAACGGATTTGATGCTTCAAAGCCTCGTGACTCTGCCTCTTCGTGTCCCGCAGACATCAACCAGCCGTTGCTGCGGCACTTCTCCCAGGAGGAGTTGCTGCGATCGGGCCGGCTGATCGAGGCAGAAACCCTTCCAGACGTGTCCCTGCTGGAGAGCGTGGATGAAACCGTTACCAGCCGGGCTTCTATGCACAGAAGCGAAGAAACTCAGAGTGAGTCTGTCAGGACCGATGAAACGATGAATACCGCATCCCAAAACGTGCCTTTagagagcgaggaggaagaggccgtTGATCGTGTCACCTCTGCTGCTACTGGCAGCATCGCATCCAGCTCTGAAGGCGCTGGAGATTCAGCGATGCGGGGAAAGACCTCAGAGGACGATCCGCTTCAGAGAGCCCAGCTTGTGCGCACCAGGTCCTACAGTGAGGCGAAGTACGGCCAAGGCCAAGTCCATTACCCACTCCCTGACTTCACCAAAGTTGCCCCCAAGGTCAAAATCCCCAAAGCTCCAAGTGGACCAGCTAGACCTGCTCCTCGCGGTCCCAGCTCCGTGCACCGAGCCCAGTCTTCTCCGGGGATGTTGGACCTAATCAGCAAAGTCCTGGAGGATTCGATGCAGCCATCAGAAGAGCCCTACGTCTTCAACGGCAAGGTCAAGACTCCTGCAGCACTGGTAGGGACCGTTCGCTTTGCTCTTTGGACTTTACTTGTAATGTCATATGTTGTTTAAATAACATTGGTCTCATTCCATATTTCTTCAGGCTGAATATGATAAATTCTGTCAGATCAAACGAGACCCAGAACTGATCTAAGTGAAGGATTGTTGCTTTTCGTTCAAATCTTATTCTACATATAAACGGTGGACGTTTGGATTTCCCCTCCACAGGCTCAGCCCGGCTCAGACCTGACTgtgtctttaaaatgtaatgaagaTGGTCAGCAAAACCTTCCTGCAGCTGAGGGGAGCCATCTTGGTCCTCATCTTCCCCGAGCAGGTAGGTTTCTGTGTCTGACATCGGATACGACGGCCGGTCAGCGCTTCGCCTCGCTACCTGCAAATACAGTGAACTCTGGTCTCCATAGAAACAAAAGGTGTCAGATGACTCTATTATACACAAACAATCATCCTTTATTTGCTTTTAGAGCATTTTAATCAAGTGAAAAATGATATCTCTCATCTCAAcgtattttttttccttttgagtgtcaggttttttttttaaatataaatgtatacatCCTGTTCACAATAACAAGTTCTTTGTAGGTATAATGAAAGTATAAAAGATTGGATATTTTCTTCATCCCGTGCACTGATGAGGTAAACGTAAAATACGCCGTGTTGTGGAAGCCGAGACGCATTCACAAGTAATTGTACTGcgttcatgtgtgtgtatttgtgccgTACTTCTTGTTTTGCAGAACACTCTGCTGAAGAAGGAGCGATCACCCCCCGCAGTAGCGTTAAAGAGGTGAACGTGGGCTCCTCCAAAGAACCCGAGGAGGGTTCCAGCGACGGCGAACGAATGACTGCTGAGCTGGGAGGCATCATCGTCCAGTTCATGCAGAAGGTGAGGATGTTTGAAGACGCGCTAACATTAAATCACATCTAAGGTCGTTTAACGAAGCCTTTTTCTGTTCAGGTGGAAGACTTCAGATTATGCGTAAGCAGCAAGTCATTGAGTGcagcagaacagcagctggtaAGTTTTGTTTTGCCTGCAGGAGTTATACCTTTTTTTTAGAGAAAGTAGTTTCcctctttaaaaagaaaaaagatctaTCCATCATTAGGTGTTGAGGGGCATCATGGAGGCTCAGGACCAGATGGAAAGAAAATACATCAGCAAGAAGGAGGAGCACCGAGCTCTGGAGATGCAAAACTACATGGGCCTCTGCAGGAACACCGGAGCATTTGACCCAAACAGGTTGACTAGACGCTGCTGTAGCACCTGTGTCATGCTAGTGGCATGCTAAATGCATCcattcacgtgtgtgtgtgtgtgtgtgtgtgtgtgtgtgtgttaaaaccTGCGTAGGCTTGTGGAGGGTTATATATTCAGAACAGGGATGCACATTGAAGACATAAAGGAGACGATAGACAAAAACGTGTGTGAGCAGCTCTCCCCGCCTCACTCATCCTCCACCCCCACGCCCATGAAAGCGATGCAGGGTGTGAAGCCTGCTCCTCTGCGCCTGTCGCCGCCCTCGCCTCCACCGTCCCTGCATGAGGTAATCAAAAATGACAATGATCCGAGCCGTCGCTGGTTGGGATCTACAGCATGTGCACGTCAAAGTGTTTCCTCTATGGCAAAATGTGGCTGTGTGTGGCTAAAGCGTTAGCATCTTGTCACATGATCCACTGCGTAGGCTGTATCTTCCGTAAACATCAGAGGCTAATGTGTAGCATTTACGCCCTGCCTGCACCTCCACGTAGCCTCACTACGTATGGTCTGACCAGGTCTCCTGTTTCAGGGTCCGAGTGCAGGTTTTTCCACGGTGGGTTTTAAGACAGAGACGTGGAGAGACCAGGAAGCGGTGAAAGACAGCGAGACGAGCAGAGACAATGGATTATTACAGGAAAGCAATGAACTCGTGGCATCGGATTCTTTACTGAATACTGCTGCACACCATCCAAGGTAGAATAACTCTGTATCATCAATAAGGTGGAACAACATCGTTTATATTCAGAAGAATTGGGGCGGCGATGCTCTGAGCGGCgctcctttgtgtttgtgctcacaTCCTCGAACCACCTCACGGAGCCGATCGGGTTCCAGGTGCTGGTGTTGGATTCCGGCGAGTGTTTGGGTCCCTGAGTGCAGGTTGTCTCATTCTGACTCGTTGCAGGAGAACACGGGGTCCTCTGGAGGAACTGAACATCCACGCGGCTGAggctgaagaggagaggagctcGTCGGAGGCCGGAGATCGCGGAGATAGCATTTTAGATTTCTTGAGTGGAACTCGGTCGTCCTCAAGACGGGGGCATTGGAAACCTGACAGGTACTAATGGAACGACtctctgttgttgtttctccaTCTATTTAATTATCTcgctctctgttgctgctgcagttgtAGCACCCTGGAGAGCGTCCTGAACCCGCTGGGTGAATGCTACCTGGGAGGCGTTGTCAGTCTGGCTGCGGATGTCTCCTCTTGTTCTGATGTACCCAGAGACCCAGACACCCACAGCCTCTCAGAGCCTCCTGTCAACACCTCATCTGTATTACAGGTCAGTCACAGATAACAGTTGATGCTCTCAATGCCACAACTGGTGTTTTGGATTGATGTCGGGTGTCCCGGGTTGCAGAGGATCGTGAGTCCGGAGACAGACAGCGGATTTGGGAGTTCCTACTTGAATCAATCCGTTTCTGAACAATTTCGACCGGATCAGCTCACAGAAAGGtaaaaaatgtatgaaaatcTGCCGTCAAATAAGAGTATAAAATGAGCTAGACTAAATAGAGAATGACTACCATTTGCAGCCTGCAGTACCAGAATGATCCTTTAAGTATCTCAGACAGCGAGGACCCCCATCTGCAGACAGCCGTCCATCCTGCCAACCCGTCCAACCGACGGTGGACCAGCGCCCACCCTTCTGTCCAAGGACAATCCAGTGGTGCAGCGGTTGCCATGCACACAGAGGGAAGCCCACTGTACTCCTGCTCTTGTAATAGGTGAGTGCTGAGGAGCAGCCAGCGGACATGATGCACTGCTGAAAAGTCTCACCAACAATGGCTGCGTCTGTGCATTCAGCGAGGCTGTCCTGGCCTTACAGTCTGAGGTGTCCAAGCTGAAGTCAGACCTGGCGGAGGGTCTGGTCCAGCTGCCTCACCTCACACAGAAGATGGACCATCTGACCTCCAAATATAGGCAAGATCGTCTGGAGCGCAGGTCTAAAACCAGAGCGCAGAGCCACCAAAGATCCGCCGGCAGCAGGTGGGGTGCTGTTTGGAGTGTATGGATGTGAAATGGACCTATTTACCAAACATAATATCAAAAATATATGTTATATATAGCATTGCATTGGAAATACATAATGGAAATATATTATTGGGACCTTTTTAATTTCAAATCTAGTTTGGGGAAGCTGTGGAATAACAAACAGAATGTGAGCAGTCTCAGTTCCGGTCAGTTGAGGATAGAGGATTGGATCTCTTCAGACCTGGAACCCAGCAACAGCAAAGGTAGGTACCCCACCACCACAGCACAGTggagctttatttatatagcagcGCACTAAAATCATGAACAAGCGTAGAATAGTAAACTGCAGTTGCCACATAAGCAAGATGAAAAGAGGACTGGGCCCAAAATGGAGCCTTGTGGGACCCCAAAAGTCAGTGAAGCCACAGTTGAAGAAAGTGTGCCTCTACTTTAACTACTTATGGGTTTTTTTCTGTCTATATAGGTACAAACAACGATGTCTCCGTTGGTGCTGATAGGTTGCAGTTCCACAAGTCGCCTCTCGAGGGAAGAACATCAGCTGATTTCCAACATGAACCTCACTGGTCCAAGAGAGGTTTGTTAAAGCtcttgtgtttgtatttatttgtatttttattaagtACATGGGGATCAACAAGCTCAACATTTTGATATCGTTGACATTAATGTCTCTAATTTACATTCAACAGATTTGAACTTGACTTGTTTGATTCGTCCAAACACTGTCGTGTTTCTCGTGTTTCTGTGATCAGCAGCCTTCGTGGACAGTTTTCACTCCAGGGAGAAGTGGTCTCTTTTCTCCCCTCAGAGGCCTCTCCTGCAGGTCGACTtcgcctcctccagcagcctccCTGCCAGGTAAACCGACGGCTCTGGATCACTCGCTCAAACACAGCAACACTAAAGACGTTCTCTGCTGCTGCGCCGGTCCGCCTGCGCCCGCTGTCGGATCAGATGCTTGCGATCTTCAACCCTCAGGCTGACGTCCAATAAAGTGGATCGAGCCTTTAATATAGAAATAGCCAGACCATCGGTTTCAGCTT
Proteins encoded in this region:
- the LOC137904710 gene encoding protein AKNAD1-like — encoded protein: MEGEVEDSDGDDVQEEDKPTVLWEKCIQQTIFVDLSEDESLHLSDLENSSALHLSQDESVVSEASIHLSGESAELSALDVTSSEGSISSSQREKEVESKSGPPHESAPKPNSTPDEFPLNREDSEQNTSDEDQDDLPYDVHLGTPFSDRTPSSEGSSSSDGRETIHSSPDAPGLPDCSARDGNVSDESAASLERDPQTPAASSDAKQENGFDASKPRDSASSCPADINQPLLRHFSQEELLRSGRLIEAETLPDVSLLESVDETVTSRASMHRSEETQSESVRTDETMNTASQNVPLESEEEEAVDRVTSAATGSIASSSEGAGDSAMRGKTSEDDPLQRAQLVRTRSYSEAKYGQGQVHYPLPDFTKVAPKVKIPKAPSGPARPAPRGPSSVHRAQSSPGMLDLISKVLEDSMQPSEEPYVFNGKVKTPAALAQPGSDLTVSLKCNEDGQQNLPAAEGSHLGPHLPRAEHSAEEGAITPRSSVKEVNVGSSKEPEEGSSDGERMTAELGGIIVQFMQKVEDFRLCVSSKSLSAAEQQLVLRGIMEAQDQMERKYISKKEEHRALEMQNYMGLCRNTGAFDPNRLVEGYIFRTGMHIEDIKETIDKNVCEQLSPPHSSSTPTPMKAMQGVKPAPLRLSPPSPPPSLHEGPSAGFSTVGFKTETWRDQEAVKDSETSRDNGLLQESNELVASDSLLNTAAHHPSCSTLESVLNPLGECYLGGVVSLAADVSSCSDVPRDPDTHSLSEPPVNTSSRIVSPETDSGFGSSYLNQSVSEQFRPDQLTESEAVLALQSEVSKLKSDLAEGLVQLPHLTQKMDHLTSKYRQDRLERRSKTRAQSHQRSAGSSLSSGQLRIEDWISSDLEPSNSKAAFVDSFHSREKWSLFSPQRPLLQVDFASSSSLPASYKVREPLLQSTSHRRRRSTQSDTALLPNNVFFQRTASPISATPRAYTRTGRHRGTKEEDVSRALDQAIEAARSVKRITARMAETLAADLVKAQLQSNELSMQPLGGRKHRGL